The Juglans microcarpa x Juglans regia isolate MS1-56 chromosome 2D, Jm3101_v1.0, whole genome shotgun sequence DNA window CCTCACCTTCTCCTTCTcttccctctccttttcttcCCATATTTCCCACAAACCAAACAGCCTCTCTTTCCACCGGCCCAGGTCCCTCTCCCTCTCGCACCTGTCCGCTCCCCCTTCTCTCGTCTTCCTCGCCTCCGCCGCCCCCCTGGCAGAGCTTGAGACGACGGACCTAAAGAAGTACGTCAAATCCAGGCTTCCCGGTGGCTTCGCCGCCCAAACAATTATAGGCACCGGCCGCCGAAAATGTGCCATTGCTCGCGTCGTCCTCCAAGAAGGTACCGGCAAAGTTATCATCAATTACCGTGACGCCAAGGtccccaactctctctctctctctctctctctctctctctctctctctctcgctctgtttgtgtgtgtgtgtgtaattatGTTTACATATAGGCGTTATTGCTCACTTTCATAATATCTCGATTGATTATATTGAAATTAGGTTTAAGTCTAATTTGTTAGTATCGTTTATTGTAgaattttgagtattttttacataaatttatgATCTAGTGATTCGAGTTGCTCATTACAGTTGCTAGAAAAGTTTTCCCATTCTAAAGCTTTGTTGctgaaaggttttttttttttttttttgaaatctccaTTTAATTGATGTAAGCCCACAATAAAGTGGCTTCATTGTGAAAGTTCTGTGTTTTTAGTTGTTTATGCGTATGTATTCCTTTGTCTCTTTTTGATGGTATGGTGTTGTAATCTTGTGTGTTAGTCTGTTGAATAATATGGGTAGGGCctgataaataaaaagaagaagaagaagaagaagaagaagaagaagaagataatctTCCCTTGGATAGATTCTGCTATCAAATGAATCATGTATAACCTCAAGTTTAAAGAAAATGACTTAGTGGAAGCAGAAGAGAGAAGAACAGCAGCGGACAGATCtcctttttcttattcaattgttatattatatgtgaATCATTAGCCAGTGTTGAGGgagttatttttttgttgtcatAAATCATATTTCCAACCGTCAGTTCATTACCACTTTCCAATTTGCTTTAACTGGGTTTTTCGCTTACATCCATCAAGGTCTTTGTTGAAATCACGTACTTCTGTTTACCTGAACCATTTTGACGATATTTTCTTCAGTTGATGATATAACCATGATTTTGAATTGATGGCAGTTAGTGGGATCTGAAAATGTTCCTATCCCATTATATTGAAGAAACTTTTTCCGTGACTTCTCATACTTACTGTTGAATCTGTTGTTCCCCAAACATGGTGTGATTCTGTTTCTGGCATATTTGCGCTTTAATCCATTGAGGTGCATTCTTCTCTTATATGCCATCCCAATCATATGCATGAGATTTTGCTTCTGTGGTTCAACTCATGATAGGAAAGAGAATGAGTTGCTTCTGTGgttctactcattattttttcaatcactTACTAATCAAGAAAATAATCAGAGTGTGACATTCTGTGCAGTCGATTTGATGGATTCATCTGTGCGTTGCAATAGCTATTCTCTTCTCCATGAAGTTTCATCAGCTCTCTGCTCTTTCCATTGCTGTGCAGGAATATCTTCAAGGCAATCCATTGTGGCTTCAGTATGTCAAAGTCCCATTGGTAACTTTGGGATATGAAAGTAATTACGATGTTTTTGTCAAAGCTCATGGGGGAGGCCTCTCTGGTCAAGCTCAGGCAATCTCCTTGGGCATTGCTCGTGCACTGCTAAGGGTGAGTGAGGACCACAGAAGACCTCTGAGAAAGGAAGGGCTTCTGACCAGGGACTCCAGAATTGTTGAGAGGAAGAAAGTTGGTCTCAAGAAAGCTCGCAAAGCCCCCCAGTTCTCCAAACGTTGAGGTTGGAAATATTGGATGCATACATTTGGTTAACTTTTTGTTTTAGCATTTGTTTGTTAAGCTTCTTGGATGTTACAATTCACGTTATCAAAATACCTTGGCTTTGTTTGTTGATATCTTTATTAGagtctttttctatttttgttttcactttttGGGAAAGTTCTTTGCTTTAGGCTGAGATATCATTGAACTGCGGATTTTCAGATAAGATGCTCAGAGATGCACTTTGGATTCGAgatataaacattaaaaaaaacgtTGTAGAAGATTGGGATTTAATTGGTGCTCAATTAGGCCCTTGACAACTAGTTTTTGTACAAAATTATTGCTTGattatattgaattttgaagGTGTTACTTCGGCTTTAAGACTCTTATTGAATGGGAGTTATGAAAGTGGGATCATCTTTCTGTAGCTTTCGGCCTTTGGTGCCTTGGCCCACTATTAAAGGTTTCAAGCCGAGCTGTGAAACAGTGAAACACTTGCAAGATTTTATCTTGtttgtgtaatttttctttttttattaatatattatttcttcagtgaaaaaaattttttttttttttaccttttccaAGGtctctatttaatttaatttttttatgtgatttccTTTCTAGTAAATCACACCCTATTTTCTAGGATTCTTTTAATATCTTGTCACGGTATTGTTGGCGTTGTTTCAAGTCTTTTGACTCCGGGTGGtcacaaatatataattttgctaCAATTGTTACTTGGAATCTTTCTTTCCATCTTTTAGTATGGAGTTTATGCCTAGGTCCAGAAATCACGGGGTGGTGTTTTTCGTGGAAGTTGCCCAGATGCTCGACCTATGTTACTGCATCATGCTCCATGCCATATTGGAATTCCTCAACATATTGATCTTTATTTTGTTAACCAAAGTTGCTCTACATATTACTTTCCAACCTAGTCGGATTGCCATTCTTTTTGCAAGTTAGGCATCATCATGTTCATGTCTTGACTACTTTAATGTGGTTAGGTGGGCGTGACCAATCTTCCACACTTCACCGGATTTGGGAATGTTCATTGTTCAATGACTTCCTCCAACTCGtgttcttccttcttttctttacGTAATGAACCACTTTATTTCTGCAAATCTCgtcttctcttttctctcaactttctcctcgtatttcatctcattttatgaatgtaaaaatattatgcagtaTCCGTTACGAATGTAAATAACGTATTTAAATGTTCTTTAGTTTGATCACGGTTTTAGGAGGAAAAATCAGCCATTCCATAGAAACTACTCATTCCTCTAATAATTCTTGAGACGTTGGagtaacaaattttaaaatattaagtttttaaaatatgctattttttttaaataaaaatctcaaaatatttttttttttatttgtatcagATGTCCAAAAACAACATCTCGACTAATCTCAGGGATGTACAGGCTTTTGACAGGAAATTCTCGCAAGTATATCTAATGTAATTCAAGGAAAACATCTTCCAACGAcccttaaaaattatttacacatgaaaatttaaactttaaatatgGGGAGAATATTCCTAATCAATGCCTTTACCATTTGAGCCGAAGTGGCTGTTGTCCACTCGTACTTCCACAGGATAGTTGGACAACCCATGAAATAGAGTGGGCTGGGTCAATCCCAACAATCATGTGGGTGACCAACCTCCATGCCCATGGAAGTGGATATACAGTTCTCGGAAGGCTCCATTCCAAAGTCTTAATCCCTTTGTGGGCATTGTAGGAGATGGGTTGCTGGCCACccaatgtcattttttttgcaAGCATCTCTTTGCATCTATTTTACACTCAATACAACCAATTTGAAAGAATTAGTTAGTGTTCGTAATGGTGTCTCGGACAATGGACATCGAATTACGTATTTCGTTTATCAtgtaattaattacttataaaaatatcacgAGGTTATAATATTCTTTCCAGGACTATAATTTAAAGTGAGgttaaattaaatattccaGTGAGTTTTTTGTGTATATTAAATGCTCCTTAAAATtgataagatttatttttttatatattttcctttcacGTTATATGacagaaataaataatatattaacattttttctCATGTGGTTGTAAAAAAAGGGTAATACAGTTATAAGTAGtgcacttattttgaaaaaaaaaaacagagtctattattaaaaaattaattttttatataaataatatatttactgacttttaaaaaaaaaatacacgactattttataattgttaatatattatttttgaaaaaaaatggcaaaggGATGAGAGAAAAAGTAGTAGGGCCATTTCGAACAGGCCTTTCTCTAAAGCAATGGAAACTATAAACCCAAAGAAAGACGAATAATCAAAAGCCCAAATCCGCAAATCCCAATCCCCTCAAACCGAGATTAGATTTCCACCACACCACTACTAGGGCTAGGGTTTAACTTCAATGCCTTTTCAGTTTTCAGTCCTTTCGGCTTCTCATTCCGAGCTTTCTAGGGTTTCAGCTTTCGGGAACCTTAAAAATGGCCACAGCAACAACGGCAACAGGGGTTAAAGCGGTTGCGAAGAGGAAGCCTGTGTTCATCAAGGTGGACCAACTGACGCCCGGCACGCAAGGCCACACCCTCGCTGTCAAGGTTGTCAGCTCCAAGCCCGTCAAGGTCACCAACAGCAAGCCTGCCCGATCGTCTATGATTTTATCTCGGCCCCTACACCCCGCACGTATCGCCGAGTGCCTCGTCGGCGACGAGACGGGGGCCGTCGTCTTCACTGCTCGCAATGATCAAGGTATATTAAACGtgtatgtataaatattgttttgaaaataaatttctttgCTTTTATGCTCGCAAAATATGTGGGTACATGGAATAAGTGATTCTTAGAAtgttggtatttttattttcctttttactgGGAGCCTGATTCGGGTTTGGGTGGAGAGCAGAATAACAGCTATTatcttagtatttttttttataggtaaaagtaaattttattgaaataacgAATCTATTAACTTAGTATTATCGGGTGCAAGGTGTTCTCTTTGGTTTCTTGTGTGAATGTGGAAGATCTTGCTCGTTTGGGTATTGGGTTTTAGGTTGTAGGGAAACTCTATGCAACTCTTGAAGTTCTTGGGAATAATTATTGGGGTCTTGTTACGTATGTAATGTGCTCCTTGGTTGTTTTTAGTGGTGTTTTTTTGTCTGGTGGCCTCGATGTCTTGGTGCTATGATGTATCTTGGGAAAAGGGAAGAAAGTGATGCTCTGGGTAGTGGGTTTTTCATTGTTTGGTGCAATGCTGGGTGCTTTCAGGATATTAACGCACAAACAACATGTTTGTGCGTTAATACCCGTTGTGTGGGTTTGTATCAATGTATGAGAGCAtattcctcttttcttttgcagTTTATTTGGTTCTGAAACTTTGAAAAAGGGGAAGTAATTTCTTACTAAGTGTTAGGTTTATCATTTGCTTTGAATCCAATATCAATGCTAATAAGGAATTAGTTGCAGCGAAGTATGCAAGCATTTAtgtgtatttgatgtatgtacatgTATATCGCATGTACATTGTATAGCTGTATGTATAATGTATATGACCCTGCTTTCTTTGGTGCAATGAGGGTTGAGAATCTTGTTCTGTTTCCTTGGTTGCTTGATTTATAGATTTGAGTTTTCAGTTCCTCTATTTGTTTGGCCTGAAAATGATCAATTGATTAATTAAATGTGGTTGGCACAACTTCATGGGTTAGATATTGTGGTTCAGATTTTCAATTGTTTTGTCATTTCATTTACTCATTTGTTGGTATCAAACTTGTCCATTTGCTTATACTTTTAGCGGCTAATTGTGCCAAATATATTTCCTGCACCCATTATTTGTATTCCGGAATGTATTTATGCGTCAAACATATAAATTGGTTTGGATTGCCCTGTTGTAGTAGCACGATACAATATCATTTGCTGCATGTCTGTTGATGAAatgtttttgaagttttttgttCCTATATTGTGTTCTGTAATTCATGGCTT harbors:
- the LOC121250057 gene encoding 30S ribosomal protein S9, chloroplastic, translating into MSTSLSSLTFSFSSLSFSSHISHKPNSLSFHRPRSLSLSHLSAPPSLVFLASAAPLAELETTDLKKYVKSRLPGGFAAQTIIGTGRRKCAIARVVLQEGTGKVIINYRDAKEYLQGNPLWLQYVKVPLVTLGYESNYDVFVKAHGGGLSGQAQAISLGIARALLRVSEDHRRPLRKEGLLTRDSRIVERKKVGLKKARKAPQFSKR
- the LOC121250060 gene encoding uncharacterized protein At4g28440, producing the protein MATATTATGVKAVAKRKPVFIKVDQLTPGTQGHTLAVKVVSSKPVKVTNSKPARSSMILSRPLHPARIAECLVGDETGAVVFTARNDQVDMMKPGATVILRNAKIDMFKGSMRLAVDKWGRVEVTEPANFEVKEDNNLSLVEYELVNVVEE